A single Equus asinus isolate D_3611 breed Donkey chromosome 21, EquAss-T2T_v2, whole genome shotgun sequence DNA region contains:
- the OGG1 gene encoding N-glycosylase/DNA lyase isoform X6 produces MAPSVLAGSMGHRTLASVPALWACIPCPRSELRLDLVLASGQSFRWREQSPAHWSGVLANQVWTLTQTEEQLYCTVYRGDKRQVGKPTLEELKAVRQYFQLDVSLAQLYHHWSSVDPHFQEVAQKFQGVRLLQQDPIECLFSFICSSNNNIARITGMVEQLCQAFGPRLIQLDDVTYHGFPSLQALAGPEVEAQLRKLGLGYRARYVNASARAILEEQGGLPWLQQLCKAPYEEAHKALCNLPGVGTKVRTQVADCICLMALDKPQAVPVDVHMWQIAQRDYSWHPTTTQAKGPSPRANKELGAVQC; encoded by the exons ATGGCTCCCTCCGTTCTGGCGGGTAGCATGGGGCATCGTACTCTAGCCTCCGTCCCGGCCTTGTGGGCCTGCATCCCCTGTCCACGCTCCGAGCTGCGCCTGGACCTGGTTCTGGCTTCTGGCCAGTCCTTCCG GTGGAGGGAGCAAAGCCCAGCGCACTGGAGTGGCGTGCTGGCGAACCAGGTGTGGACACTGACGCAGACTGAGGAGCAGCTCTACTGCACTGTCTACCGAGGGGACAAGCGCCAGGTTGGCAAGCCCACACTAGAAGAGCTAAAGGCCGTGCGCCAGTACTTCCAACTGGATGTCAGCCTGGCTCAACTGTATCACCATTGGAGTTCGGTGGACCCCCACTTCCAAGAGGTGGCTCAGAAATTCCAAG GTGTGCGACTCCTGCAGCAGGACCCCATCGAGTGCCTTTTCTCCTTCATCTGTTCCTCTAACAACAACATTGCCCGCATTACTGGCATGGTGGAGCAGCTCTGCCAGGCCTTTGGACCTCGGCTCATCCAGCTTGATGATGTCACCTACCATGGCTTCCCCAGCCTGCAGGCCCTGGCTG GACCAGAGGTGGAGGCTCAGCTCAGGAAACTGGGCCTTGGGTACCGTGCCCGCTACGTGAATGCCAGTGCCCGAGCTATCTTGGAAGAGCAGGGCGGGCTGCCCTGGCTGCAGCAGCTGTGCAAGGCCCCCTATGAGGAGGCCCACAAGGCCCTCTGCAACCTGCCCGGGGTGGGCACCAAGGTGAGGACCCAG GTGGCAGACTGCATCTGCTTGATGGCCCTAGACAAGCCCCAGGCCGTGCCTGTGGATGTCCACATGTGGCAGATTGCCCAGCGTGACTACAGCTGGCACCCCACCACGACCCAGGCCAAGGGTCCGAGCCCTCGGGCCAACAAGGAACTGG GTGCTGTTCAGTGCTGA
- the OGG1 gene encoding N-glycosylase/DNA lyase isoform X5, with translation MAPSVLAGSMGHRTLASVPALWACIPCPRSELRLDLVLASGQSFRWREQSPAHWSGVLANQVWTLTQTEEQLYCTVYRGDKRQVGKPTLEELKAVRQYFQLDVSLAQLYHHWSSVDPHFQEVAQKFQGVRLLQQDPIECLFSFICSSNNNIARITGMVEQLCQAFGPRLIQLDDVTYHGFPSLQALAGPEVEAQLRKLGLGYRARYVNASARAILEEQGGLPWLQQLCKAPYEEAHKALCNLPGVGTKVADCICLMALDKPQAVPVDVHMWQIAQRDYSWHPTTTQAKGPSPRANKELEDDKTAQTSHHFLNPTEKKPLEE, from the exons ATGGCTCCCTCCGTTCTGGCGGGTAGCATGGGGCATCGTACTCTAGCCTCCGTCCCGGCCTTGTGGGCCTGCATCCCCTGTCCACGCTCCGAGCTGCGCCTGGACCTGGTTCTGGCTTCTGGCCAGTCCTTCCG GTGGAGGGAGCAAAGCCCAGCGCACTGGAGTGGCGTGCTGGCGAACCAGGTGTGGACACTGACGCAGACTGAGGAGCAGCTCTACTGCACTGTCTACCGAGGGGACAAGCGCCAGGTTGGCAAGCCCACACTAGAAGAGCTAAAGGCCGTGCGCCAGTACTTCCAACTGGATGTCAGCCTGGCTCAACTGTATCACCATTGGAGTTCGGTGGACCCCCACTTCCAAGAGGTGGCTCAGAAATTCCAAG GTGTGCGACTCCTGCAGCAGGACCCCATCGAGTGCCTTTTCTCCTTCATCTGTTCCTCTAACAACAACATTGCCCGCATTACTGGCATGGTGGAGCAGCTCTGCCAGGCCTTTGGACCTCGGCTCATCCAGCTTGATGATGTCACCTACCATGGCTTCCCCAGCCTGCAGGCCCTGGCTG GACCAGAGGTGGAGGCTCAGCTCAGGAAACTGGGCCTTGGGTACCGTGCCCGCTACGTGAATGCCAGTGCCCGAGCTATCTTGGAAGAGCAGGGCGGGCTGCCCTGGCTGCAGCAGCTGTGCAAGGCCCCCTATGAGGAGGCCCACAAGGCCCTCTGCAACCTGCCCGGGGTGGGCACCAAG GTGGCAGACTGCATCTGCTTGATGGCCCTAGACAAGCCCCAGGCCGTGCCTGTGGATGTCCACATGTGGCAGATTGCCCAGCGTGACTACAGCTGGCACCCCACCACGACCCAGGCCAAGGGTCCGAGCCCTCGGGCCAACAAGGAACTGG
- the OGG1 gene encoding N-glycosylase/DNA lyase isoform X9: MAPSVLAGSMGHRTLASVPALWACIPCPRSELRLDLVLASGQSFRWREQSPAHWSGVLANQVWTLTQTEEQLYCTVYRGDKRQVGKPTLEELKAVRQYFQLDVSLAQLYHHWSSVDPHFQEVAQKFQGVRLLQQDPIECLFSFICSSNNNIARITGMVEQLCQAFGPRLIQLDDVTYHGFPSLQALAGPEVEAQLRKLGLGYRARYVNASARAILEEQGGLPWLQQLCKAPYEEAHKALCNLPGVGTKVADCICLMALDKPQAVPVDVHMWQIAQRDYSWHPTTTQAKGPSPRANKELGNFFRSLWGPYAGWAQAVCRAITTFMLPPGPCRLD, from the exons ATGGCTCCCTCCGTTCTGGCGGGTAGCATGGGGCATCGTACTCTAGCCTCCGTCCCGGCCTTGTGGGCCTGCATCCCCTGTCCACGCTCCGAGCTGCGCCTGGACCTGGTTCTGGCTTCTGGCCAGTCCTTCCG GTGGAGGGAGCAAAGCCCAGCGCACTGGAGTGGCGTGCTGGCGAACCAGGTGTGGACACTGACGCAGACTGAGGAGCAGCTCTACTGCACTGTCTACCGAGGGGACAAGCGCCAGGTTGGCAAGCCCACACTAGAAGAGCTAAAGGCCGTGCGCCAGTACTTCCAACTGGATGTCAGCCTGGCTCAACTGTATCACCATTGGAGTTCGGTGGACCCCCACTTCCAAGAGGTGGCTCAGAAATTCCAAG GTGTGCGACTCCTGCAGCAGGACCCCATCGAGTGCCTTTTCTCCTTCATCTGTTCCTCTAACAACAACATTGCCCGCATTACTGGCATGGTGGAGCAGCTCTGCCAGGCCTTTGGACCTCGGCTCATCCAGCTTGATGATGTCACCTACCATGGCTTCCCCAGCCTGCAGGCCCTGGCTG GACCAGAGGTGGAGGCTCAGCTCAGGAAACTGGGCCTTGGGTACCGTGCCCGCTACGTGAATGCCAGTGCCCGAGCTATCTTGGAAGAGCAGGGCGGGCTGCCCTGGCTGCAGCAGCTGTGCAAGGCCCCCTATGAGGAGGCCCACAAGGCCCTCTGCAACCTGCCCGGGGTGGGCACCAAG GTGGCAGACTGCATCTGCTTGATGGCCCTAGACAAGCCCCAGGCCGTGCCTGTGGATGTCCACATGTGGCAGATTGCCCAGCGTGACTACAGCTGGCACCCCACCACGACCCAGGCCAAGGGTCCGAGCCCTCGGGCCAACAAGGAACTGG GAAACTTTTTCCGGAGCCTGTGGGGACCTTATGCTGGCTGGGCCCAAGCA GTCTGTCGGGCAATTACCACCTTTATGCTCCCTCCAGGACCCTGTAGATTGGATTAG
- the OGG1 gene encoding N-glycosylase/DNA lyase isoform X2 has protein sequence MAPSVLAGSMGHRTLASVPALWACIPCPRSELRLDLVLASGQSFRWREQSPAHWSGVLANQVWTLTQTEEQLYCTVYRGDKRQVGKPTLEELKAVRQYFQLDVSLAQLYHHWSSVDPHFQEVAQKFQGVRLLQQDPIECLFSFICSSNNNIARITGMVEQLCQAFGPRLIQLDDVTYHGFPSLQALAGPEVEAQLRKLGLGYRARYVNASARAILEEQGGLPWLQQLCKAPYEEAHKALCNLPGVGTKVRTQVADCICLMALDKPQAVPVDVHMWQIAQRDYSWHPTTTQAKGPSPRANKELGNFFRSLWGPYAGWAQAVLFSADLHQPHRAQEPPAKRRKRSAGPEG, from the exons ATGGCTCCCTCCGTTCTGGCGGGTAGCATGGGGCATCGTACTCTAGCCTCCGTCCCGGCCTTGTGGGCCTGCATCCCCTGTCCACGCTCCGAGCTGCGCCTGGACCTGGTTCTGGCTTCTGGCCAGTCCTTCCG GTGGAGGGAGCAAAGCCCAGCGCACTGGAGTGGCGTGCTGGCGAACCAGGTGTGGACACTGACGCAGACTGAGGAGCAGCTCTACTGCACTGTCTACCGAGGGGACAAGCGCCAGGTTGGCAAGCCCACACTAGAAGAGCTAAAGGCCGTGCGCCAGTACTTCCAACTGGATGTCAGCCTGGCTCAACTGTATCACCATTGGAGTTCGGTGGACCCCCACTTCCAAGAGGTGGCTCAGAAATTCCAAG GTGTGCGACTCCTGCAGCAGGACCCCATCGAGTGCCTTTTCTCCTTCATCTGTTCCTCTAACAACAACATTGCCCGCATTACTGGCATGGTGGAGCAGCTCTGCCAGGCCTTTGGACCTCGGCTCATCCAGCTTGATGATGTCACCTACCATGGCTTCCCCAGCCTGCAGGCCCTGGCTG GACCAGAGGTGGAGGCTCAGCTCAGGAAACTGGGCCTTGGGTACCGTGCCCGCTACGTGAATGCCAGTGCCCGAGCTATCTTGGAAGAGCAGGGCGGGCTGCCCTGGCTGCAGCAGCTGTGCAAGGCCCCCTATGAGGAGGCCCACAAGGCCCTCTGCAACCTGCCCGGGGTGGGCACCAAGGTGAGGACCCAG GTGGCAGACTGCATCTGCTTGATGGCCCTAGACAAGCCCCAGGCCGTGCCTGTGGATGTCCACATGTGGCAGATTGCCCAGCGTGACTACAGCTGGCACCCCACCACGACCCAGGCCAAGGGTCCGAGCCCTCGGGCCAACAAGGAACTGG GAAACTTTTTCCGGAGCCTGTGGGGACCTTATGCTGGCTGGGCCCAAGCA GTGCTGTTCAGTGCTGACCTGCACCAACCCCATCGAGCTCAGGAGCCACCAGCAAAGCGCAGAAAGAGATCCGCAGGGCCAGAAGGCTAG
- the OGG1 gene encoding N-glycosylase/DNA lyase isoform X3 — MAPSVLAGSMGHRTLASVPALWACIPCPRSELRLDLVLASGQSFRWREQSPAHWSGVLANQVWTLTQTEEQLYCTVYRGDKRQVGKPTLEELKAVRQYFQLDVSLAQLYHHWSSVDPHFQEVAQKFQGVRLLQQDPIECLFSFICSSNNNIARITGMVEQLCQAFGPRLIQLDDVTYHGFPSLQALAGPEVEAQLRKLGLGYRARYVNASARAILEEQGGLPWLQQLCKAPYEEAHKALCNLPGVGTKVRTQVADCICLMALDKPQAVPVDVHMWQIAQRDYSWHPTTTQAKGPSPRANKELEDDKTAQTSHHFLNPTEKKPLEE; from the exons ATGGCTCCCTCCGTTCTGGCGGGTAGCATGGGGCATCGTACTCTAGCCTCCGTCCCGGCCTTGTGGGCCTGCATCCCCTGTCCACGCTCCGAGCTGCGCCTGGACCTGGTTCTGGCTTCTGGCCAGTCCTTCCG GTGGAGGGAGCAAAGCCCAGCGCACTGGAGTGGCGTGCTGGCGAACCAGGTGTGGACACTGACGCAGACTGAGGAGCAGCTCTACTGCACTGTCTACCGAGGGGACAAGCGCCAGGTTGGCAAGCCCACACTAGAAGAGCTAAAGGCCGTGCGCCAGTACTTCCAACTGGATGTCAGCCTGGCTCAACTGTATCACCATTGGAGTTCGGTGGACCCCCACTTCCAAGAGGTGGCTCAGAAATTCCAAG GTGTGCGACTCCTGCAGCAGGACCCCATCGAGTGCCTTTTCTCCTTCATCTGTTCCTCTAACAACAACATTGCCCGCATTACTGGCATGGTGGAGCAGCTCTGCCAGGCCTTTGGACCTCGGCTCATCCAGCTTGATGATGTCACCTACCATGGCTTCCCCAGCCTGCAGGCCCTGGCTG GACCAGAGGTGGAGGCTCAGCTCAGGAAACTGGGCCTTGGGTACCGTGCCCGCTACGTGAATGCCAGTGCCCGAGCTATCTTGGAAGAGCAGGGCGGGCTGCCCTGGCTGCAGCAGCTGTGCAAGGCCCCCTATGAGGAGGCCCACAAGGCCCTCTGCAACCTGCCCGGGGTGGGCACCAAGGTGAGGACCCAG GTGGCAGACTGCATCTGCTTGATGGCCCTAGACAAGCCCCAGGCCGTGCCTGTGGATGTCCACATGTGGCAGATTGCCCAGCGTGACTACAGCTGGCACCCCACCACGACCCAGGCCAAGGGTCCGAGCCCTCGGGCCAACAAGGAACTGG
- the OGG1 gene encoding N-glycosylase/DNA lyase isoform X1: protein MAPSVLAGSMGHRTLASVPALWACIPCPRSELRLDLVLASGQSFRWREQSPAHWSGVLANQVWTLTQTEEQLYCTVYRGDKRQVGKPTLEELKAVRQYFQLDVSLAQLYHHWSSVDPHFQEVAQKFQGVRLLQQDPIECLFSFICSSNNNIARITGMVEQLCQAFGPRLIQLDDVTYHGFPSLQALAGPEVEAQLRKLGLGYRARYVNASARAILEEQGGLPWLQQLCKAPYEEAHKALCNLPGVGTKVADCICLMALDKPQAVPVDVHMWQIAQRDYSWHPTTTQAKGPSPRANKELGNFFRSLWGPYAGWAQAVLFSADLHQPHRAQEPPAKRRKRSAGPEG, encoded by the exons ATGGCTCCCTCCGTTCTGGCGGGTAGCATGGGGCATCGTACTCTAGCCTCCGTCCCGGCCTTGTGGGCCTGCATCCCCTGTCCACGCTCCGAGCTGCGCCTGGACCTGGTTCTGGCTTCTGGCCAGTCCTTCCG GTGGAGGGAGCAAAGCCCAGCGCACTGGAGTGGCGTGCTGGCGAACCAGGTGTGGACACTGACGCAGACTGAGGAGCAGCTCTACTGCACTGTCTACCGAGGGGACAAGCGCCAGGTTGGCAAGCCCACACTAGAAGAGCTAAAGGCCGTGCGCCAGTACTTCCAACTGGATGTCAGCCTGGCTCAACTGTATCACCATTGGAGTTCGGTGGACCCCCACTTCCAAGAGGTGGCTCAGAAATTCCAAG GTGTGCGACTCCTGCAGCAGGACCCCATCGAGTGCCTTTTCTCCTTCATCTGTTCCTCTAACAACAACATTGCCCGCATTACTGGCATGGTGGAGCAGCTCTGCCAGGCCTTTGGACCTCGGCTCATCCAGCTTGATGATGTCACCTACCATGGCTTCCCCAGCCTGCAGGCCCTGGCTG GACCAGAGGTGGAGGCTCAGCTCAGGAAACTGGGCCTTGGGTACCGTGCCCGCTACGTGAATGCCAGTGCCCGAGCTATCTTGGAAGAGCAGGGCGGGCTGCCCTGGCTGCAGCAGCTGTGCAAGGCCCCCTATGAGGAGGCCCACAAGGCCCTCTGCAACCTGCCCGGGGTGGGCACCAAG GTGGCAGACTGCATCTGCTTGATGGCCCTAGACAAGCCCCAGGCCGTGCCTGTGGATGTCCACATGTGGCAGATTGCCCAGCGTGACTACAGCTGGCACCCCACCACGACCCAGGCCAAGGGTCCGAGCCCTCGGGCCAACAAGGAACTGG GAAACTTTTTCCGGAGCCTGTGGGGACCTTATGCTGGCTGGGCCCAAGCA GTGCTGTTCAGTGCTGACCTGCACCAACCCCATCGAGCTCAGGAGCCACCAGCAAAGCGCAGAAAGAGATCCGCAGGGCCAGAAGGCTAG
- the OGG1 gene encoding N-glycosylase/DNA lyase isoform X7 gives MAPSVLAGSMGHRTLASVPALWACIPCPRSELRLDLVLASGQSFRWREQSPAHWSGVLANQVWTLTQTEEQLYCTVYRGDKRQVGKPTLEELKAVRQYFQLDVSLAQLYHHWSSVDPHFQEVAQKFQGVRLLQQDPIECLFSFICSSNNNIARITGMVEQLCQAFGPRLIQLDDVTYHGFPSLQALAGPEVEAQLRKLGLGYRARYVNASARAILEEQGGLPWLQQLCKAPYEEAHKALCNLPGVGTKVADCICLMALDKPQAVPVDVHMWQIAQRDYSWHPTTTQAKGPSPRANKELGAVQC, from the exons ATGGCTCCCTCCGTTCTGGCGGGTAGCATGGGGCATCGTACTCTAGCCTCCGTCCCGGCCTTGTGGGCCTGCATCCCCTGTCCACGCTCCGAGCTGCGCCTGGACCTGGTTCTGGCTTCTGGCCAGTCCTTCCG GTGGAGGGAGCAAAGCCCAGCGCACTGGAGTGGCGTGCTGGCGAACCAGGTGTGGACACTGACGCAGACTGAGGAGCAGCTCTACTGCACTGTCTACCGAGGGGACAAGCGCCAGGTTGGCAAGCCCACACTAGAAGAGCTAAAGGCCGTGCGCCAGTACTTCCAACTGGATGTCAGCCTGGCTCAACTGTATCACCATTGGAGTTCGGTGGACCCCCACTTCCAAGAGGTGGCTCAGAAATTCCAAG GTGTGCGACTCCTGCAGCAGGACCCCATCGAGTGCCTTTTCTCCTTCATCTGTTCCTCTAACAACAACATTGCCCGCATTACTGGCATGGTGGAGCAGCTCTGCCAGGCCTTTGGACCTCGGCTCATCCAGCTTGATGATGTCACCTACCATGGCTTCCCCAGCCTGCAGGCCCTGGCTG GACCAGAGGTGGAGGCTCAGCTCAGGAAACTGGGCCTTGGGTACCGTGCCCGCTACGTGAATGCCAGTGCCCGAGCTATCTTGGAAGAGCAGGGCGGGCTGCCCTGGCTGCAGCAGCTGTGCAAGGCCCCCTATGAGGAGGCCCACAAGGCCCTCTGCAACCTGCCCGGGGTGGGCACCAAG GTGGCAGACTGCATCTGCTTGATGGCCCTAGACAAGCCCCAGGCCGTGCCTGTGGATGTCCACATGTGGCAGATTGCCCAGCGTGACTACAGCTGGCACCCCACCACGACCCAGGCCAAGGGTCCGAGCCCTCGGGCCAACAAGGAACTGG GTGCTGTTCAGTGCTGA
- the OGG1 gene encoding N-glycosylase/DNA lyase isoform X8, whose amino-acid sequence MAPSVLAGSMGHRTLASVPALWACIPCPRSELRLDLVLASGQSFRWREQSPAHWSGVLANQVWTLTQTEEQLYCTVYRGDKRQVGKPTLEELKAVRQYFQLDVSLAQLYHHWSSVDPHFQEVAQKFQGVRLLQQDPIECLFSFICSSNNNIARITGMVEQLCQAFGPRLIQLDDVTYHGFPSLQALAGPEVEAQLRKLGLGYRARYVNASARAILEEQGGLPWLQQLCKAPYEEAHKALCNLPGVGTKVADCICLMALDKPQAVPVDVHMWQIAQRDYSWHPTTTQAKGPSPRANKELE is encoded by the exons ATGGCTCCCTCCGTTCTGGCGGGTAGCATGGGGCATCGTACTCTAGCCTCCGTCCCGGCCTTGTGGGCCTGCATCCCCTGTCCACGCTCCGAGCTGCGCCTGGACCTGGTTCTGGCTTCTGGCCAGTCCTTCCG GTGGAGGGAGCAAAGCCCAGCGCACTGGAGTGGCGTGCTGGCGAACCAGGTGTGGACACTGACGCAGACTGAGGAGCAGCTCTACTGCACTGTCTACCGAGGGGACAAGCGCCAGGTTGGCAAGCCCACACTAGAAGAGCTAAAGGCCGTGCGCCAGTACTTCCAACTGGATGTCAGCCTGGCTCAACTGTATCACCATTGGAGTTCGGTGGACCCCCACTTCCAAGAGGTGGCTCAGAAATTCCAAG GTGTGCGACTCCTGCAGCAGGACCCCATCGAGTGCCTTTTCTCCTTCATCTGTTCCTCTAACAACAACATTGCCCGCATTACTGGCATGGTGGAGCAGCTCTGCCAGGCCTTTGGACCTCGGCTCATCCAGCTTGATGATGTCACCTACCATGGCTTCCCCAGCCTGCAGGCCCTGGCTG GACCAGAGGTGGAGGCTCAGCTCAGGAAACTGGGCCTTGGGTACCGTGCCCGCTACGTGAATGCCAGTGCCCGAGCTATCTTGGAAGAGCAGGGCGGGCTGCCCTGGCTGCAGCAGCTGTGCAAGGCCCCCTATGAGGAGGCCCACAAGGCCCTCTGCAACCTGCCCGGGGTGGGCACCAAG GTGGCAGACTGCATCTGCTTGATGGCCCTAGACAAGCCCCAGGCCGTGCCTGTGGATGTCCACATGTGGCAGATTGCCCAGCGTGACTACAGCTGGCACCCCACCACGACCCAGGCCAAGGGTCCGAGCCCTCGGGCCAACAAGGAACTGG
- the OGG1 gene encoding N-glycosylase/DNA lyase isoform X10, producing the protein MAPSVLAGSMGHRTLASVPALWACIPCPRSELRLDLVLASGQSFRWREQSPAHWSGVLANQVWTLTQTEEQLYCTVYRGDKRQVGKPTLEELKAVRQYFQLDVSLAQLYHHWSSVDPHFQEVAQKFQGVRLLQQDPIECLFSFICSSNNNIARITGMVEQLCQAFGPRLIQLDDVTYHGFPSLQALAGPEVEAQLRKLGLGYRARYVNASARAILEEQGGLPWLQQLCKAPYEEAHKALCNLPGVGTKETFSGACGDLMLAGPKQ; encoded by the exons ATGGCTCCCTCCGTTCTGGCGGGTAGCATGGGGCATCGTACTCTAGCCTCCGTCCCGGCCTTGTGGGCCTGCATCCCCTGTCCACGCTCCGAGCTGCGCCTGGACCTGGTTCTGGCTTCTGGCCAGTCCTTCCG GTGGAGGGAGCAAAGCCCAGCGCACTGGAGTGGCGTGCTGGCGAACCAGGTGTGGACACTGACGCAGACTGAGGAGCAGCTCTACTGCACTGTCTACCGAGGGGACAAGCGCCAGGTTGGCAAGCCCACACTAGAAGAGCTAAAGGCCGTGCGCCAGTACTTCCAACTGGATGTCAGCCTGGCTCAACTGTATCACCATTGGAGTTCGGTGGACCCCCACTTCCAAGAGGTGGCTCAGAAATTCCAAG GTGTGCGACTCCTGCAGCAGGACCCCATCGAGTGCCTTTTCTCCTTCATCTGTTCCTCTAACAACAACATTGCCCGCATTACTGGCATGGTGGAGCAGCTCTGCCAGGCCTTTGGACCTCGGCTCATCCAGCTTGATGATGTCACCTACCATGGCTTCCCCAGCCTGCAGGCCCTGGCTG GACCAGAGGTGGAGGCTCAGCTCAGGAAACTGGGCCTTGGGTACCGTGCCCGCTACGTGAATGCCAGTGCCCGAGCTATCTTGGAAGAGCAGGGCGGGCTGCCCTGGCTGCAGCAGCTGTGCAAGGCCCCCTATGAGGAGGCCCACAAGGCCCTCTGCAACCTGCCCGGGGTGGGCACCAAG GAAACTTTTTCCGGAGCCTGTGGGGACCTTATGCTGGCTGGGCCCAAGCAGTGA
- the OGG1 gene encoding N-glycosylase/DNA lyase isoform X4: MAPSVLAGSMGHRTLASVPALWACIPCPRSELRLDLVLASGQSFRWREQSPAHWSGVLANQVWTLTQTEEQLYCTVYRGDKRQVGKPTLEELKAVRQYFQLDVSLAQLYHHWSSVDPHFQEVAQKFQGVRLLQQDPIECLFSFICSSNNNIARITGMVEQLCQAFGPRLIQLDDVTYHGFPSLQALAGPEVEAQLRKLGLGYRARYVNASARAILEEQGGLPWLQQLCKAPYEEAHKALCNLPGVGTKVRTQVADCICLMALDKPQAVPVDVHMWQIAQRDYSWHPTTTQAKGPSPRANKELAPSTMSNQGKAELAK, translated from the exons ATGGCTCCCTCCGTTCTGGCGGGTAGCATGGGGCATCGTACTCTAGCCTCCGTCCCGGCCTTGTGGGCCTGCATCCCCTGTCCACGCTCCGAGCTGCGCCTGGACCTGGTTCTGGCTTCTGGCCAGTCCTTCCG GTGGAGGGAGCAAAGCCCAGCGCACTGGAGTGGCGTGCTGGCGAACCAGGTGTGGACACTGACGCAGACTGAGGAGCAGCTCTACTGCACTGTCTACCGAGGGGACAAGCGCCAGGTTGGCAAGCCCACACTAGAAGAGCTAAAGGCCGTGCGCCAGTACTTCCAACTGGATGTCAGCCTGGCTCAACTGTATCACCATTGGAGTTCGGTGGACCCCCACTTCCAAGAGGTGGCTCAGAAATTCCAAG GTGTGCGACTCCTGCAGCAGGACCCCATCGAGTGCCTTTTCTCCTTCATCTGTTCCTCTAACAACAACATTGCCCGCATTACTGGCATGGTGGAGCAGCTCTGCCAGGCCTTTGGACCTCGGCTCATCCAGCTTGATGATGTCACCTACCATGGCTTCCCCAGCCTGCAGGCCCTGGCTG GACCAGAGGTGGAGGCTCAGCTCAGGAAACTGGGCCTTGGGTACCGTGCCCGCTACGTGAATGCCAGTGCCCGAGCTATCTTGGAAGAGCAGGGCGGGCTGCCCTGGCTGCAGCAGCTGTGCAAGGCCCCCTATGAGGAGGCCCACAAGGCCCTCTGCAACCTGCCCGGGGTGGGCACCAAGGTGAGGACCCAG GTGGCAGACTGCATCTGCTTGATGGCCCTAGACAAGCCCCAGGCCGTGCCTGTGGATGTCCACATGTGGCAGATTGCCCAGCGTGACTACAGCTGGCACCCCACCACGACCCAGGCCAAGGGTCCGAGCCCTCGGGCCAACAAGGAACTGG